A region of the Salmo trutta chromosome 40, fSalTru1.1, whole genome shotgun sequence genome:
catgcacaaaTGCAAGCATCTTTCAAACGATGAAGCACACATAAAATCACACAGTGAAAGATAAACACTAATATTATCCAACTGGAGTACCAGATCTGGGCAGCTAGATATATGTGGAACTGTTGCATACTGCTCTTTACTGCTGAACTCCTGCGTCTAATATTCCCCTTCACCTGCCCTTCTATATACCCGTCCTGTAATCTGACTGACCGCCTTTCTCTCATGGCCCCAAAGTGGCTTAGCAAAATACTGGTCTGCACTGCACCCACACAACTGCACCCACACAACTGCACCCACACAACTGCCTTTTGATATatgaggtaaacacacacacacacacacacacaagaacacttGAATGAGGATGTGATTACAGTGAGTTGGGAGGCCTGACTCTTGTTAGCAAGGACCGTGTCCAGTCCATTCACCCATCCACACACGCAAATATTTTCCTGTCCAATACAGCAGCAAAATATGAAATTACGTTGAGTCAATCGAAAAGCGGTTTActgagaataggagagagagcgagaaactgaaagagagatgggagagagagatggcagagagagagggaacgggagagatatgggagaggaacaggaagagatgagaaagcgagagcaagagagtgggagggagggagggagaaggagaaggagagagagaggctggtggTTGGTGGAGGTTTGTTTTCCCTGTTCAGAGTGCAGTGTGGCGTTTCTGCGATTTTCAGACATTTCCTGCCCTGGCCACTGAAAATAACCCACAGGAAAACAGCCCAACCTGTTGCGCATCAATGCTCTATTCACAGCCTGGAGGACTAACACTGAAGCTAACTCTCACACTCGTACAAGCACAGCATGCTAATGCTAACTCTCACACTCGTACAAGCACAGCCTGCTAATGCtaactctcacacaaacacagcatGTTGGTCTACATTGTAAGTACTATGTAATAACGGGTATAGTACACACAATGTAGTTCACATTGTACCCGACATGGTAAATGCATAGTTTTAGCACCAAAGTGGGACCAAGACTGCAAAGTGAAAACTAACTCTCACACAAGCACAACCTGGGCTAAAAACACTGGCCTAAATACTAAAATACTTTCGGTCTCACTGTgacacagtacacacaaacacacacacacacacacacacgcacacgcacacacacacacacacacaaatagaaaCCACTAAACACAGTACACACACCCTTGGCATTGTTCTAGGCTCAAAATCAAAACATTTACTGTAAATTGCTCGAGTCTCTCTTTCCAGGATATCGGATTCATGAAGCATTAAAGCTCATTAAAAGTGACACATCTATGACTGTCGTGGTACATTAACACTACGGTAACAATAAGTAGCATGGTGTAATAATCCAGGTATTTACTGTAGGCAACTAATGATCAAAGGATTATGAACAGCTCTGGAACTCTGGATTCGTTGAAACCTAAGTCGCCCATGACACACGAGAGGCACTATGCAATCAGACAacaaaatgacacacacacactccgttgAAACCTGACCCAGACCctctgtgtgtgtagacagaggaAGAAAGAATTCACACTCACGCGCAGtcgcgcacaccacacacacgcacaaacacacacactgtgacacacatGCTGTACCTCTCATAGTCAATGGAATGGGGTCGCTTATAGTCGCAGTGGCTCTCGTATGGATCCTGCACCTCGTAGACGTCTgagtcactgtgtctgtgtgtgcttgggTCCAGACTGTGTGTGAGTGGCCAGCCCAGCCGTGCGCTGAGGAAAGGCAGGTTCATGTACTCCGGTATCTCCTCATACAGAGGAACGTTCTCATACTCTACCGACCCGTCTCCATCCCGGCCAGACACCCCCGCGCTGCCGTCGGACTGGTCCACCGTCCTCCCCCCCCCGCCCGGCTCCACGCTGGTACAATCCAGAGACTGGCCGCTTCTGGCCAGTAACCGTGGCAACATCCTGACAGACAACCGCAGCTCTAGAAGCTTCCGGAAGGAAAGGCTCCTCTTGGTGCCGTCGGCGCGGGCCAGCAGGTCAGCCGAGGAGAAGGACTGggccctctgtttcccccccagAAGAGCTGCTTTCCCCTGGGGGGCCCCTCGGCTGCTGCCACCGCTGCTGTGTCTGGAGGAGCTCTGCCTGCTGAAGAAGGGCCTTGGGAAGCGCCAGGCTGGTTTCTCCTGTGGGGTGGCAGGCAGCTCCCTCATGGGGGTGTTGGCGTGGtgcggaggaggtggagggggggtgaTGGACGGGGGGGCACCCGCTGGCAGGCTGTGTCTCTGGGGCTTCCTGGGCGGGGCCCTGGGTGACCCCCCCTCTTCCGCCGAGCTGGCCTTCATTGTCATGCCGACGGGGGGCGGGCGGCAGCTGAGCTTGATCTGTTTGGGCAGGCTCCGGGTGATGGGGTAGCGCTCAAAGTCTCCGTACCCGTCCTCAacttcctcttccttctcctcctcttcatcccctcctcctcttctctctgatgtcagtgtgttaaGCTCAGGCTGAGAGAGCAAGTCCAGAGAGTGGGAGGTGTTTCGGTTGAGGGAGGGGGGACAGTGGAGGGCTctgtggaggcagggggagagggaCTTCTGTCTAGGTGGAGGCACAGGGTGAGGCTCCTCTTCAGCTTCAGGGTCCTGGGAGGGTGAGGGACTGTCATACACTCCCTGGGTGTGTTCTTCCTTCTCTGAGGCGAGACATCTCCCCCCACTCCCCTCagtctcccccacctctcccccctGTGTGCGgttctttgtctctccctcctgGGTGCTGGCCTCCAGGCCGTCCTGCCTTACCAGGGCTGGCTTACGGGGCTTGCGTGGCAGCGGCACGGGCAGGGGCTTACTGGGGGCGGCAGGGACCGAGAGGTCAGTGGGTAGCCTGGGTATTCTGGAACACTGTGTACTGCTGTCTGCGTGGGAGGGGGTGCTGTCAGGCTCACTGTCCATCTgggtgggggtgagggaggggggtaAAATTTGTGGGGGACTGCGGGTGGGTGGAACAGTCTGAGAGGGAGTGCGGGTGGGGGGGACTGTCTGTGGGGGGGTGTGAATGGGGGAGACTTCCAGTGGGAGGATGAGGGGAGTGTTAATTGTGTCGCTCTCATTGCTGCCTATATTACAGCTGTCAGTGTATGTCTGTTCTGCATTAGAAGCTTTAGTCTCAGTCTGTGTAAGTGTCTCTGCCACCTCAAGAACATTACATGACTGGTCCCCTGACCCAGTCTGATACTGCTGACCCTCCTGTCCTTTCtggttcctctgtctctcctctttgtTCCCCTGAAGCTTCTCCTCATCCCtgctcccctctccatccctctgcccCTCCTGTCTCTGGGGTTTGTCCTTGAGCCTGAGATGGAGGGTGTTGGTCACTCCTCCGCTCTTCTCACTGTCTCCGTTCTCTGTTTTACCCGGCCGATTGGCTACCAGCGTTCCAGTGCTTTCTGTTGCATTCCTGTTTGGCCAGGAGCTGAGTGTATCGCTCTCGACCTCTGTAACGTTCCCATTCCCTAGTCGTTTACATTGGGAGCAGTCCTGGCGTCCGCAGGAGCACGTAGGAATGATGTAGTCCGAGTCGTGCAGGATGGGCTGCGACAGGATCCCGTTTCTGGAGTTGAGGAAGGAGAGGCTGTCGTCCCCAGCCCCCCGGCACTCTTGGGAAGGGGTTTGGGGTACTCTGGGTCTGGGGGGTGGGGGAGAAGCCGGGGCTGCTGGGGCGGAGGGTTTGGAGAGGCATGGTTTGGGCGCCACAGCAGGTTTGGCTCTCTTTAACACGGCAGGGGAGGGTTGGGTAAGAAGGGGCGAGGGTTGGGAAGGCTGGGAGAGGAGAAGATCAGGTTTGGGGGCGATGGGAGGAGGCGAGAGCTTCACCAAGGGGGCGAGTTTGGGTTTGGGAGCCACTGGCGGCTTCTTCACACCTGTAGAGAattagaggaggaggaagagagaggagtagaTATTAGACAATGCTGGGGAGGGGGGCTGCTGAAAACACACACGTCACAGGAGGCAAAGAAAGAAGTGACCCTTTAACCTTTatggctgtttaaaggcacaaacTGGAGGCAAAGAGCAAAACAGAGCGCATTCCACTGCCGTGCTGTAATGCATGCACTGCCCTGGATATCCCTCGAACCCCCCCACCACCTCATCGACACATACCAACCAGCCAGCAGCAGCACACAGACAGCTGGTGGGGGTAAGAGAGGGCAGGGCAAGGGTCAGAGAATCAACCCCTAGAGGTCAAAGGGATTTTTAGCTCACTAAGTAAGGTTGAGCGCAAGTGGTCAGAAAGGGAAGGAGTGAAAGAACCAAATGATTCCTGTACTCATATATCCAATCACGGGCCTGACCAAAACAGTCAACCGTAATggttcactgtgttctgtctgtaCAGAAAAGCTGAACAATCAAGAAAAACTAACTATAACCTAAGCGACATCACATCTCCCTCAAATAAAACACTTTGATGGTAATGCAAttactgtgtgaatgtgtctcTACGCTGGTACCAGACACACCCATGGCAGGCTGAGCCTGCACTAAATGGAGAACTGGATTATGAATACAGACCTCTGCATTGAATATGAGACACTcagttttattgacatatatttgGCATTTGTATGTTAAAACATAATAGATAAATCATTAATTGAAGCcattttggccttacccaggcctcctttaaTATGCCACAGTGTTTGATCTGTAGGTGTTACAAAGTAAAAGTTggtgtcatatgaagctttaccGCTTGCTCTGTGATATGAATAGTATTTTGATTTTAACAACACATTTTTTACATACATTTATGAATATTgcaaaatataaacagtaatattgaaaatataaaatgtttgatttggcacatttttcaatatattgttgaacataatattcTCTGCTAGTTTTATACTTATGGCCCATTTTATACTTAGAAATTGGCAAAGTAGCCAATGTAACCAATTACAGCCAGCACTTTACTTATAACAATGCACATACAGCAAATCACAGAGGGTGTCACGatcctcttcgtcagaagatattttgaaatcgctgtcggacaaagtggaccaatatgcagcggattgcgtgctcatcataatttattataatgtgaacacCACGATCAAAACAACGACCGCCAGGAACAGTATAGCAGGCTACACACGTATAGCAGCgctaaaacaactacccacaaacaacaagaccaaacacaccctaatatataggactcccaatcaaaggcaactagaaaacacctgccttcaattgagagtccataccccaattaactaacatagaaacagaacagatagaaaacccatagaaacacaaacatagaaaagaaacccaaaaccctggaatacataaactaactaccctctgccacgtcctgaccaaactacaataacaaataatcctctatactggtcaggacgtgacagagggtgaccattttgaattcattttcacattcactctgtTTGTAATGCTTACAAATTGGATCATAATTCTAAAAGTAGCAGAGGTCCTattctggaactttgatatgCAGGTAGAGCATATAATGTTCAACAATAAATTGAAAAATTAGCCAAatcaaaaaatacatattttctaaATTCATGTTTCATTTTTCTATATTtataaatgtacagtaccagtcaaaactttggacacaccttctcattcaaagtatgttctttattttaactattttctacaatgtagaataatagtgaagacatcaaaactatgaaataacacatatggaatcatgtagtaaccaaaaaagtattaaacaaatctaaatatattttatatttgagattcttcaaagtagccaccttttgccttgatgacagctttgcacactcttggcattctctcaacccgcTTCATGAGgaacgcttttccaacagtcttgaaggagttcccagagatgctgagcacttgttggctactttttcttcactctgcggtccaactcatcccaaaccatctcaattgggttgaggtcgggtgattgtagcactccatcactctccttggtcaaatagcctttattCAGCCtagatgtgtgttttgggtcattgtcctgttgaaaaacaaatgatagtcccattaagcaaaaaccagatgggatggtgtatcactgcagaatgctgtggtagccatgcttgttaagtgtgccttgaattctaaataaatcactgacagtgtcaccagcaaagcacccccagaccataacacctcctcctccatgcttcatggtgggaaccacacatgcagagatcatccattcacctactctgcgtctcacaaaacatggcggttggaaccaaaaatctcaaatctggACCAAAGGAccaatttccaccggtctaatgttcatttgcacgtgtttcttggcacaagcaagtctcttcttcttattggtgtcctttagtagtggtttctttgcagcaattcgaccatgaaggcctgattcacacagtctcctctgaacggttgatgttgagatgtgtctgttacttgaactctgtgaagcatttatttggtatgcaatctgaggtgcagttaactcttatgaacttatcctctgcagctgaGGTAACTCTGCATCctcatttcctgtggcggtcctcatgagagccagtctcATCATAGTTcctgatagtttttgcgactgcacttgaagaaactttcaaagttgttgaaattttccggattgacctgtcttaaagtaatgatggactgttttttctctttgcttatttgagctgttcttgcataatatggacttggtcttttcccaaatagggatatcttctgtataccacccctaccttgtcacaacacaactgattggctcaaacgcattaagaaggaaagaaattccacaaattaacttttaacaaggcacacctgttaattgaaatgcactccaggtgactacctcatgaagctggttgagagaatgccaagagtgtccaaagctgtcatcaaggcaaagggtagctactttgaagaatctcaaatataacatatatttagatttgtttaagacttttttggttactacatgactccatatgtgttatttcatagtgttgatgtcttcactattattcttacaatgtagaaaatagttaaaataaagaaagaccatggaatgagtaggtgtgtccaaacttttgactggtactgtatgtaagatagttttattgaaatcaaaatactactAATATTATAGAGCAAGCAgtaaagcttcatatgacaccAACTTTTGCTAAGTTGCACCTACAGTCTTAAAGGataagagaaaaaaaatattttgggtaaGGATAAAAAGTCACAAATACTCCAACTTCAATTCATtttttctcaattatgctttaagatacaaatgtcaaatatatgtcaacaattATATGGATTACATTCGTGAATTGTGAGAGAACCACTGTGTTTACTGGAGTTTTCTGGCTTGTTTATTTTTGGTGGAGAAAATGTGTTCTCAGCTTCAATGGCACCAACCCAAGTAGAATCCCGTGTCACCTCGCTGCATGCGTCCTCCTTGTCCTAGTTTGTTCCCTCTGGTTCAAAATGTTTTCCAATCTTTTGCTGAGTATGACCTGAACGATTTCATGGCACTGACTGGTTTTGaagttggctgtgtgtgtgtgtgtgtgtgtgtgtgtgtgtgtgtgtgtgtgtgtgtgtgtgtgtgtgtgtgtgtgtgtgtgtgtgtgtgttgtgaaagATGTGcgtcctgtatactatccataatGAGATGCCCAAAAGGATATGGCCTCGTTTTCTGCTCGACTGGGCTGGATCAGGGCTACTGACTGGCCGGGCTAGTGCAATACCACGAGAAGCGAATTCACCGAGCGGATGTGGATGAAGCCTGAATGACCCTCTAGCTAACTTACTCATGGAAAAAAATCTGTAAACTCCAGTGCCAAATCCCCTTTGCCTCAACGGATTGAAAATTCGTCGGTTTAGTGGTTGACAATCGCTGCTTTAGGTTATATAACCATGTTTGaaagtaacaaacaaaaaaatccattgcGCATCTGACTGCATCAAAACAGGAGGACAGATGTTACACAAAGGAGCTGaatgtatctgccctctcatacacgctctttctctcttcacaTTTGGCTGATGCATCAATTGTGTTGCATGTACTTTTGTTGGAGTATTCTAACCAGAATGACTGTTCTCCCTAAATCATGAGCGGGTGGAAACTGCTCATCTTTGCCACTACGCCTTCGGAGAGGTAACGTTATCATTATGAAAAACAGTAATTACAACGTAATAACCTGGAAAAAGCTGGGCTATGTTTCTGCAAAAGTAACATAACTTCAACGTTTTTGCTTTTATGGATTTGCTTGGTAAAACTCTTAACTGCAGACGCACTCAAAGAAACTGCTTTGTCGACTAAATGCAACTACTTAGCCATCCAGGAAACAAACCTGTGCTCATGACTCCCGACTTGCTCCTTTCCTTACTCCATGAGTAAACTTGCTTTCAATGGGATGGCACGGAATTTCGTGGATTTTCTTTTTCAGGCGCCATTGTCAGTCAGTCTCAAAGAACACCAGGTAAACAACATAATAAAGAAACAAAATGTCGCTTATATCACCGACTGAAACGTGAATAAACTGTTTCCTCTAGTCCCCCTTTTTTCCAGTTTTCTGGAGTTTCGTGTTTCGTCCACGGCGCTGTTTCCTTCCCTTGCTCCCGGCTGAGGACGTTGCATTTCCACGCGTGACCACTGGAGGATCCCGTCTCCCCTGCTCGAACACCGAGGTTCTCGAGGAAGCGTTGGGCGATTTGGATTGTGGGAAGTGTTGTTTTGACGAGGAGTTTGTTTTGCGCAGCTAACAGGGACTAGCAAACTGCTAGTAACTGCTTCAGATTTTCACTTCTTGACGTTTACAAACGACTACAATCCCAGAATGCGTAACGGTTGGATATCGATGGCGGAGAGCAATGACTGAGGAGTTTGATGAAGATGTGGTATTTGAGGTTTGTGTTTTTATTCAGGCGCATATGTTCCGTTAACGCGTAGTGTGCTGTGTCAAGACCGAGTTTGTATAGGTTTTCTGATTCATTCTGCGTGATGAAATTGGCGTGGTTGACCAGACTGTCAGAGTAGCTggctcgctaacgttagctagcttattAGAATGGCCATGAGCACCGTTTACCCATTGGCGTTTAGCTACCCCTGTTGTTATGGTAGCTGAGACATAAATCCGAACTAAATTGGCCGTGTAGCCAATCCCGCCTGACTGCTAAGTAGCTTTTCTTATCATGGGGCAGTGTGCTGTTTCATCATCATAGCTGGCGTGGAGAGTGTGTCTGATCGGTGCTTTGTGCGACGTAGGAAGGGAATAACGTTAGCTGTTCGAAACATCTGACAGCCTGATGTGTCAACATGTGCGCCGCCGATACCGTCCGATCATGCAAGTGAGTAACTTTAGCCCACCACGTCATGCTTGGATCGGGGTGTGTAATCGTGATAACGTATTATAGGTGGATCTATCAAGGTATGCAAATGGCTTGCTCtccagatgtagaagcacggagATGTTTTGGTTTTCTCTCATCCTTCGGGTGAGGAGCGTCGGCAGCTGGGTGGAAATTGGGTCAGGTGTCTCCTTGGTAAAATTGGAGCATAATGTTGGTTATTTTTTTCTTAATTGTGGGCAACTTGTTGTTATGCCAGTGCCAAGTGCCAGTACGTTGTCCTAGGGGCAAACAGAGGAGCGGTAGAGATCAAAAGGCCCACTTTGCTGCTGCACATCTCAATTGTAGGGAGATTGATGTGGGAGTCTGACCTGTGTTGCAGGACAGTGATTTGCTCATCCCtgctggcaacacacacacacacacacacacacacacacacacacacacacacacacacacacacacacacacacacttccagtcCCACTTTAAGCTGAGCTTCAACACTTAATCATGTAGAACACTCTTTTATGCAAGGATTTTAGATTATTATGTTTGTTTAATTCCATCGCTGGATTGTTGTAATGGACTTTGGAGCAGATTAGGTGTAAGAAAAGGGTATTGGAAGAGGCAAGATGCTTAGGGCCAGGGGGAGGTTTAGGGATGGGTAGTGCACATGCATAGGGTGTTCTCTACTAGGCTTTTAACGTTAACATATCTTTGCTCAGCAGAAGTTTAGCCCTTAGCTAACTCGTCCCATGTTTCCCAAAACCCTAGCGAATCAATAAAAAACAAGAAGCTGCACACAGTAATACAATTAGTTGCCCATGGCGACCAAGACTTGAGCAGAGAGAATAGATGATTTCCTTTTCTAGCTTGTCATCTGAGTGGCTGTTTTGCCCGCAGCATCTAGGTCTTTGTGTTTATGTATGGAAGTCAAGTGTGAAAGAGCGTGACAGAAATCTGCATGGAATGGCAAGTTGAATGGGAGAGAAGGTGGAGAATGAGCGTATGATTCCAGATGGTAATTGGAACGTAATGCTACTGCAGATCAGTGATGCTTTTCCTGCCACTTGCAGTGCCAACTGGGTTATGACTCTTCTAAGAATAGCTTCCTGTATATTGGGAAATCTGTAACAGAGAATTGGGAAGAGcaggaacaaacaaacaaactttcaccctctttttttctcttccccctctctatctcgttacacactctcccctctctctttttccagaACTCTCCGCTCTTCCACTACCTGCATGATCTAGGACACACAGACTTTGAGGCATGTCCCACAGTGTCTCAGGAGGACGagtgtggaggaggagaggggacgaCGACCTCCCTCCAGGACAGCTTGTCCAAACCCACAGTGAgtgaccccccccacacacacacacacacacccctcactgCTACCATAAGGAACCCCCACTATGATTCCATAGCCTTGGGGTGTTGTCAGTGTGTGCTTGACCAACTCCCTGTACATTCATGCAGGCAGACAGAAAGTAATTACATCTGCTATTGATTCCAAACAATGAAACATATCACACACACTAACTCATTCACACACGGCtggcagacagacaagacagggaTCATGGAGGAAAGAGAGCAACAGATTCAGAGCAAGGTATGtcttttccacacacacactattgtcCCCTATTCCAGGGATAGGGTCTGTCTATTTGGTCAAGTTTCTCTATTAGTGCTGAGGGGAATTCCTAGTCCTGTTTAGGAAACTGTGAAAGGAAGAgtttcgctctctcgctctctctctctctcgctctctctctctctctctctgttatatatatattttcattctCATTCATTGGGGCTTAATTAGATTACTGATACCTGGAGTgcattgtgtatgtgtatgcCTCTGTGGTGTGAGTGGCTTGTGTGATACATACTGTAATATACATATGCATAATCATAGCTCTTTGTTAATAATACTCTGCTGCTGTATAGTATGCATTCATGTTTCAGGGTTCTGGCCAGCGCGTGGTCACATGACTCTGAGTGCATTCCTTTTCCTGCTTCTGTATTTTTTCCCGTGAGGGACAGGAAATTATGTCACATTAGCCTCCTCCAAGAACTTTCCGTCCGTCCGCGTCATGCTTCCTCTCCGAGAGCCTGTTATTCGGAGGAGCGTTTGGGAATTATTCTCGTGgaggactcatcatggatataactTGTTTAAACATGGACATTGTTATTGGGCATTGCCATCATCCACCATTTTCAAGTAGTCAACTGgatggggattcctatgggttaaTGGCAAAGATATGGTTATTCCTTGTCCAACTTCCTGTAGCCCAGAtagaggtgtgtgtctgtgtgcgcgccTGTTAACATGGACGATTGCCTGGTGTATATTTGATTTCCAGACAGTCAGAGGCCAACACTGGTTATCTGCTCCTGTTTAGCACACACTGGGCCTATTTAGCACACACTGGGCCTGTTTAGCACACACTGGGCCTGTTTAGCACACACTGGGCCTGTTTAGCACACGCTGGGCCTGTTTAGCACACGCTGGGCCTGTTTAGCACACGCTGGGCCTGTTTAGCACACGCTGGGCCTGTTTAGCACACGCTGGGCCTGTTTAGCACACACTGGGCCTGTTTAGCACACACTGGGCCTGTTTAGCACACACTGGGCCTGTTTAGCACACACTGGGCCTGTTTAGCACAC
Encoded here:
- the LOC115180608 gene encoding FYVE, RhoGEF and PH domain-containing protein 6; this encodes MSTGVKKPPVAPKPKLAPLVKLSPPPIAPKPDLLLSQPSQPSPLLTQPSPAVLKRAKPAVAPKPCLSKPSAPAAPASPPPPRPRVPQTPSQECRGAGDDSLSFLNSRNGILSQPILHDSDYIIPTCSCGRQDCSQCKRLGNGNVTEVESDTLSSWPNRNATESTGTLVANRPGKTENGDSEKSGGVTNTLHLRLKDKPQRQEGQRDGEGSRDEEKLQGNKEERQRNQKGQEGQQYQTGSGDQSCNVLEVAETLTQTETKASNAEQTYTDSCNIGSNESDTINTPLILPLEVSPIHTPPQTVPPTRTPSQTVPPTRSPPQILPPSLTPTQMDSEPDSTPSHADSSTQCSRIPRLPTDLSVPAAPSKPLPVPLPRKPRKPALVRQDGLEASTQEGETKNRTQGGEVGETEGSGGRCLASEKEEHTQGVYDSPSPSQDPEAEEEPHPVPPPRQKSLSPCLHRALHCPPSLNRNTSHSLDLLSQPELNTLTSERRGGGDEEEEKEEEVEDGYGDFERYPITRSLPKQIKLSCRPPPVGMTMKASSAEEGGSPRAPPRKPQRHSLPAGAPPSITPPPPPPHHANTPMRELPATPQEKPAWRFPRPFFSRQSSSRHSSGGSSRGAPQGKAALLGGKQRAQSFSSADLLARADGTKRSLSFRKLLELRLSVRMLPRLLARSGQSLDCTSVEPGGGGRTVDQSDGSAGVSGRDGDGSVEYENVPLYEEIPEYMNLPFLSARLGWPLTHSLDPSTHRHSDSDVYEVQDPYESHCDYKRPHSIDYERGWHGLDDAHSEEEVHSSDEDDNSSTSSKEHLELSEEDRQQEDEVKRKKVVHIAQEIMSSEKVFVDVLKLLHIDFRDAVAKATRQNGKAVVEERILTQILYYLPQLYQLNRDLLRELEERVARWGDHQRLADIFVQKGPYLKMYSTYIRQFDNNVAMLDEQCRKNPGFAAVVREFEMSPRCASLALKHYLLKPVQRIPQYQLLLTDYLKNLPEDSSDYKDTQAALGIVKEVANHANDIMKQGDNFQKLMHIQYSLNGQHEIVQPGRVFLKEGTLMKLSRKVMQPRMFFLFNDTLLYTTPVQSGQYKLNSMLSLAGMKVSKPSQEAYQNELNIESVERSFILSASSATERDEWLAAIATAIDDHTRKKITFISSRSQEEADGVCDSGAPLGSKAPIWIPDLRATMCMVCTCEFTLTWRRHHCRACGKVVCQTCSSSKFYLEYLKNQPARVCDHCFVKLQENSDRVASGALSPTGRSGGFSFSRKQKKIPAALKEVSANTENSSMSGYLQRSKGNKKQWKRLWFVIKNKVLYTYAASEDVAALESQPLLGFFLREEKCGPFQKLQFKLYHKNTLFYIFKADDIPTAQRWIEAFQEAMIL